TTGGCGCCATCGTCGCGGGCGAGGCGCCGGGCCGCAAGAACGATCAGGAAATCATCATCATGTCGGTGGGCGGCATGCCGGTCGAGGATGTCGCCTGGGGCACGGTGCTTTACCGCAACGCGCTGGAACGCGGCATCGGCGTGAAGCTGAACCTTTGGGACGAACCCGTCCTGCGCTGACCAACAGGGGGGCGCCATCCTGCCCGGGATCAGCCCCCCAAACCTTCAGGAAAATCCATGACAAAGATCGTGAAGCTGAAATCCGGCGCGGTGCTGGAGGACCAAAGCAGCTATTCCCGTCTGGTCGCCGTGGGCGACTGGATCCAGGTCTCGAACACCGCCGGGCGCAATCCCGACACCAAGCTGATCCCCGAGGACGTGGCCGCGCAGACCCATCAGGTCTTCGCCAATATCGCCCGCGCTTTGGCGGCGGTCGGCTCGGGTCTGGGCGACGTGATCGCCGCCCGCGTCTTCATTCAGGAGCCCGCCGACACACCCGCGGTGATGGCGATCTTCGCCGAGGTCTTTCGCGGCGTCGATCCGGCGCTGACCGTGACCTGCCCGCCCTTGGGCTCGACGGTCTACAAGGTGGAGATCGAAGTGACCGCTTTCCGCGGCGCGGCGCAGGGCGCCGAAGTGATCCGGCTGGGGGTGTAAGCCATGGAACCGCTTGCCAATCTTCCGCCCTCCACCGCCGACATTCCGGCGCAAACCACCGTCGTCGTGATCGGCGCGGGCATCGTGGGCTTGTCCGCCGCGCTGACGCTGATCGAGCGCGGCATCCCGGTGACGGTCCTTGAAAAGGGCCGCATCGGCGCCGAGCAATCGGGGCGCAATCTCGGCTGGGTGCGCAAGACCTCGCGCGCGCCCGCCGATGTGCCGCTGGCGCAGGCCGCCGACCGGCTTTGGGCCGAGATGCCCGGCCGGATCGGCGCCGATTGCGGCTATCGCGCGGCCGGGATCCTGTTCGTCACCCGCTCGCAAAAGCAGATGGGGATTTACGAGGACTGGCTGAAGGCGGTTTCGGCCCTTGATCTGGGCGCGCGCCTGCTTGCGCCCAAGGACATCGACCGGCTGGTGCCGGGCGGGCAGGGCGACTGGCTGGGGGGCGTGCACACGCCTTCGGACGGGCGGGCGGAGCCCTCGCTCGCCTGTGCCGCGCTGGCCCGGGCGGTGCTGGCGAAGGGCGGCCAGATCGTCGAAAACTGTGCCGTGCGCAGCCTGTCGACGGCGGCGGGCAAGGTCTCTGGCGTCATCACGGAGCGCGGCGAGATCGGCTGCGAAAAGGTGATCCTGGCCGCCGGGCTCTGGTCGCGGCGGTTTCTGGGCAATCTTGGCATCTTCCTGCCGACACTGCCCTTGATCTGCTCGGTCCTGCGCACGGCGCCGATGGAGGGCCCCTGCCAGACCGCCGTGGGCGGGCCGGATTTCTCCTTCCGCAAGCGTCAGGACGGCGGCTTCACCATCACCCAGCGCGGCCGGCTTGATGCGCCGCTGACGCCCGATCATCTGCGGCTGGGGCTGCGCTACCTGCCGGTTCTGCGCGCACAAAAAGGCGCGACGCAGGTCGGATTGGGGCGTACCTTCCTGCATGAACTTCTGTCGGCAAGGCATTGGAAAGACGATCAGATCACGCCCTTCGAGCGCTGCCGGATCATGGACCCGGACGTCAACCCCGCCCTGAACGCCGAGGCGATGGCGGCGCTGCGCAAGGCCTGGCCCGTCTTTGATCAGGCCCGCATCGCGGCCGCCTGGGCGGGGATGATCGACGTCACCCCCGACAGCGATCCGGTGATCGACACCGTCGCCGCGCTGCCCGGTCTGATCCTCGCCACCGGCTTTTCCGGCCATGGTTTCGGCACCGGCCCGGCGGCGGGGCATCTGGCGGCCGATCTGGCCACGGATCACGCGCCGATCGTCGATCCCGCGCCCTATCGGCTGGCGCGGTTCTGATCCGGGGGGCCGTGAAAACCGCTGGCCAAAGGCCGGGTTTCATGGTCCCCTGAGAGCCTCGCAACCCTGGGGGGAGTCGATGCGCAGGCCGTTATCCCTTGTCCTCCTGCTCCTGCTCGGGCTCGGGCTGGGTGTGGCCCGGCCCGCCGAGGCCGCCGATATCGTGATCGAGGATTTCACCATGCATCCCGAAACCCGCTGGCGCTTTTTCACCGATGCCGTGATGGGCGGCGTCTCGACCGGGCGGCTGGAGATGGTCACGGGGGACGGCGCCCCGCATGCGCGGATGACCGGCCGGGTCAGCACCGAAAACAACGGCGGGTTCATCCAGATGCGGCTTGATCTGGCCGCGCCGCCGCCCGCGGGCACGACCGGGCTGCGGCTGATCGTGCGCGGCAATGGCCAGCGCTATTTCGCGCATCTGCGCAATGGCGCGACGCTGATGCCCTGGCAATATTATCAGGCGCCCTTCGAGGTCACCCCCGACTGGGCCGAGATCCGGCTGCCCTTCACCGCCTTTCGCGCCTCGGGGCGGCTGATGCCGGGCACGCCCGCGGTGAAGAGCCTGCGCTCGGTCGGCGTCGTCGCCTATGGCCGCGCGCATGAGGCCGAGATCGAGGTCCGCGAGGTCGGTTTCTACTGACCCCCGGGCCCCGCGGCGGCTTGCGCGGAAAAAGCGTCCGGGCCGGGGCGGATTAGCCTTTCCTTCAGCGCTTGGCGTCATGCTGCGCCGGACCGCGGCTTTCGCAAAGGCCCCCGATGACCGTTCTTCCCCGCTTTCTTGTCGCCTTTCTCTGCGCGCTTGGCCTGTTTTGGGCCGCGGCGGGACCCGGGATCGCCGCCGATCTTCCCTATGCGGGCGCCTGCGAGCTGACGCGCGCGGGCGGCGTCTACTATCGCGGCACCTGCGCCATTCAGCGCGCGCCGATCCCGCCGGACCCCGGCTGCCGCGGCGAGCTGATCTCGCTGCAGATCCCCGGTCGCGGCGGGGCCGATCTTCTGCGCGGCACCGGGCCGGGCTGCGGCTCCGATCTTCTGGGCAGCCCCGTCACCTTCATCGCCGAGGATGTCGAGGGCTGGCTGGTGATCACCACCGAGGCGGGCAAGATCCTGCGCATCGACCCCGGCCCGGACCCGCGCCTGCCCGCGCTGGATGACACCCTGGCCGGGATGGAGCGCTGCAGCCCCGCGCCGCCGCTGCGCGCCTTTCTGGACAGCCTGCGCGCGCGTTTCCCGCAGGCGCAAGCCGCGCCCGAGGGGCCGGTGCCCTCTGACGGGCTGCCGCTGCCCTGGCCGCCGGGCGGCTGGCTCGCCCCCGAACAGATCCGCGCCGAAAGGCGCGGCCCGATCCTGCGGATCGAGGTGCAGCTGGAGGGCAGCTTTCTGGGCCTGCCGCTCTCTCTTCTGCGCGTCAGCTTCGGGCCCGACGGTGCGGTTTTGGCGCAGGAACTGGTCTTTGCCCTTCCCCGCGCCCGGCTTGGCCGCGCCCGCGATCTGCCCGAGCGGCCGGACAAGGCCACGCCCGGCAGCCCCTTTCTGGCCCCGGGAGAGCCGGGCACGCTGGTCTGCCGCGCCCGCCCCTGAGGCCGCTTGCCTCTTGACCCCGCCGCCCGCGGCGGGATACTGGGCGGGCCGGGCGCGGAAACCGTGGCGCCACAGGCTTCGCGCAATTGTCGGGACGGTCCGATTGCAAATCGGGACGCCACGGGCGTCAACCTGCCATGTTCACCTTTTCTGCACCGCTGCGGCGGCTGATCTATGTCCTCACCTTCGAAGCGGGGGCGATCGCGCTCTCGACGCTGCTGCTGACCCGGCTCAGCGCCGGTCCGGCGGCGGACTCGCTTCTTGTCTCCGTCCTTGTCACCGGCATCGCGCTGATCTGGAACCTGGTCTTCAACACCGGCTTCGAGGCGGCCGAACAGCGCTTCCGGCTGCGCCGCAGCCTTGCCCTGCGCGCGCTGCATGCGCTGGGCTTCGAGGGCGGGCTTTTCCTGTTCACCGTGCCGCTTTACATGGGCTTTTACGGCGTCAGCCCGGCCGAGGCCGTCGCGATGGAGGCGGCGCTGCTGATCTGCTTCCTGATCTATACCTTCCTGTTCACCTGGGGCTTCGACCGGGTCTTTCCGCCCCCGCCGCTGCCCGCCCGGGCCTGATCCGAACTGACCCCCCAAACTGACCCGCTGGGCTGCCCGGCCCTTGTTTTCAAGGCTTGCGTTGACGCCCGCCTGCCTTCGCCTCTAAATGGCGCAGGAACTGAACAAGGACACAAGATATGGCCCTCACGGCGAAGCCTTTGAGTGCATTGGGGCTGACGGCCCGCCCGGGAAGCGACGTTGCGGTGACGGGCCTTTCGGTGGACAGCCGCCTCGTCAAGCCCGGGCATCTGTTCGCGGCGCTGCCCGGCACCAGGGTTCATGGCGCAACCTTCGTGACGGCGGCGCTGGAACGCGGCGCGGGCGCGGTGTTGACCGACCGCGCGGGCGAGGACACCGCCCGGCAGGCGCTGGCGGGCGGCACCGTGCCGCTGCTTGTCGTGGAGGATGCGCGGCTGGCGCTGTCCTGCGCGGCGGCGCTGTTCTTTGGCGCCCAGCCCGCGACGATGGTGGCGGTGACTGGCACGAACGGCAAGACCTCGGTTGCGACCTTCACCCGGATGATCTGGCAGGCGCTTGGGCTTGATGCCGCGAACATCGGCACCACCGGGGTCGAGGGCGCCTTTGCCGCGCCCTCCAGCCACACCACGCCCGAGCCGATCACCCTGCACCGCCTGCTGGCCGAAATGGCCGCGGCGGGCGTCACCCATGCGGCGATGGAGGCCAGTTCCCACGGGCTGGCGCAGCGGCGTCTGGATGGCGTGATGCTGAAAGCCGCCGCCTTCACCAATTTCACGCAAGACCATCTCGATTATCACGCCACCTTTGACGAGTATTTCGACGCCAAGGCCGGTCTTTTCAGCCGCGTCCTGCCCGAGGAGGGGACGGCGGTGATCAACACCGACGATCCGAAAGGGGCGGTTCTGGTCGAACGGGCGCGGGCGCGGGGGCAAAAGCTGATCCGGGTCGGGCAGGGCGACACCTGCGAGATCCAGCTGCAGGGGCAGCGTTTCGACGCCGCGGGGCAGGATGTCCGCTTCCTGTGGCAGGGCGGTCCGCAGATGGTGCGCCTGCCGCTGATCGGCGGCTTTCAGGCGATGAACGTGCTGACCGCGGCGGGGCTGGTGATCGCCTGCGGCGCCGAGCCGAAAGCCGTCTTCGAGGTCCTGCCGCAACTTGCAACCGTGCGCGGCCGGATGCAGCTGGCCGCGACGCGCACGAATGGCGCCACCGTCTTCGTCGATTACGCCCATACGCCCGATGCGGTCGAAACCGCGCTCCGGGCGCTGCGCCCGCATGTTCTGGGCCGCATCATCGCCATCGTCGGCGCCGGGGGGGATCGCGACCGCACGAAACGGCCGCTGATGGGCGCGGCCGCCGCCGCCCATGCCGATGCGGTCATCGTCACCGACGACAACCCCCGCACCGAGGACCCGGCCTTGATCCGCGCCGCCGTCATGGCGGGCGCCGGACCCGAGGCGACCGAGGTGGGCGACCGCGCCGAGGCGATCTTGCGCGGTGTCGATGCGCTGGGCCCGGGCGATGCGCTGTTGATCATGGGCAAGGGGCATGAACGCGGGCAGGTCATCGGCACCGATGTCTTCCCCTTTGACGATGCCGAACAGGCCTCGATCGCCGTGGCCGCCTTGGATGGGAAGATCTGACATGGCTGTTTTGTGGACCTCGATCGACGCGGCCGTCGCCACCGGGGGCCGCGCGACGCGGCCGTTCATGGCGACGGGGCTTTCGATCGACACCCGCTCGATCCGCCCGGGCGAAATGTTCGTGGCGCTGAAGGACGTGCGCGACGGCCATGATTTCGTCGCCGACGCGCTGAAAAAGGGCGCCGCCTGCGCGCTTGTGAGCCGCATTCCCGAGGGCTGTTCCGAGGAAGACCCGTTGCTGCTGGTGCCGGACGTGCTGAGGGCGCTGGAAGACCTGGGCCGGGCGGGCCGGGCGCGCGCGCGCGCGCAGGTGATCGCGGTGACGGGCTCGGTCGGCAAGACCTCGACCAAGGAGATGCTGCGCGCGGTTCTGTCGGCGCAGGGCCGCGTTCACGCCGCCGAGGCGTCCTTCAACAACCACTG
This DNA window, taken from Rhodobacter capsulatus SB 1003, encodes the following:
- a CDS encoding Rid family hydrolase, with amino-acid sequence MTKIVKLKSGAVLEDQSSYSRLVAVGDWIQVSNTAGRNPDTKLIPEDVAAQTHQVFANIARALAAVGSGLGDVIAARVFIQEPADTPAVMAIFAEVFRGVDPALTVTCPPLGSTVYKVEIEVTAFRGAAQGAEVIRLGV
- a CDS encoding CIA30 family protein yields the protein MRRPLSLVLLLLLGLGLGVARPAEAADIVIEDFTMHPETRWRFFTDAVMGGVSTGRLEMVTGDGAPHARMTGRVSTENNGGFIQMRLDLAAPPPAGTTGLRLIVRGNGQRYFAHLRNGATLMPWQYYQAPFEVTPDWAEIRLPFTAFRASGRLMPGTPAVKSLRSVGVVAYGRAHEAEIEVREVGFY
- a CDS encoding PACE efflux transporter gives rise to the protein MFTFSAPLRRLIYVLTFEAGAIALSTLLLTRLSAGPAADSLLVSVLVTGIALIWNLVFNTGFEAAEQRFRLRRSLALRALHALGFEGGLFLFTVPLYMGFYGVSPAEAVAMEAALLICFLIYTFLFTWGFDRVFPPPPLPARA
- a CDS encoding NAD(P)/FAD-dependent oxidoreductase, with protein sequence MEPLANLPPSTADIPAQTTVVVIGAGIVGLSAALTLIERGIPVTVLEKGRIGAEQSGRNLGWVRKTSRAPADVPLAQAADRLWAEMPGRIGADCGYRAAGILFVTRSQKQMGIYEDWLKAVSALDLGARLLAPKDIDRLVPGGQGDWLGGVHTPSDGRAEPSLACAALARAVLAKGGQIVENCAVRSLSTAAGKVSGVITERGEIGCEKVILAAGLWSRRFLGNLGIFLPTLPLICSVLRTAPMEGPCQTAVGGPDFSFRKRQDGGFTITQRGRLDAPLTPDHLRLGLRYLPVLRAQKGATQVGLGRTFLHELLSARHWKDDQITPFERCRIMDPDVNPALNAEAMAALRKAWPVFDQARIAAAWAGMIDVTPDSDPVIDTVAALPGLILATGFSGHGFGTGPAAGHLAADLATDHAPIVDPAPYRLARF
- a CDS encoding UDP-N-acetylmuramoyl-L-alanyl-D-glutamate--2,6-diaminopimelate ligase codes for the protein MALTAKPLSALGLTARPGSDVAVTGLSVDSRLVKPGHLFAALPGTRVHGATFVTAALERGAGAVLTDRAGEDTARQALAGGTVPLLVVEDARLALSCAAALFFGAQPATMVAVTGTNGKTSVATFTRMIWQALGLDAANIGTTGVEGAFAAPSSHTTPEPITLHRLLAEMAAAGVTHAAMEASSHGLAQRRLDGVMLKAAAFTNFTQDHLDYHATFDEYFDAKAGLFSRVLPEEGTAVINTDDPKGAVLVERARARGQKLIRVGQGDTCEIQLQGQRFDAAGQDVRFLWQGGPQMVRLPLIGGFQAMNVLTAAGLVIACGAEPKAVFEVLPQLATVRGRMQLAATRTNGATVFVDYAHTPDAVETALRALRPHVLGRIIAIVGAGGDRDRTKRPLMGAAAAAHADAVIVTDDNPRTEDPALIRAAVMAGAGPEATEVGDRAEAILRGVDALGPGDALLIMGKGHERGQVIGTDVFPFDDAEQASIAVAALDGKI